The Deltaproteobacteria bacterium genome has a window encoding:
- the gshB gene encoding glutathione synthase yields the protein MSAKLRIGVVMDPLPTVHPDKDTTFALMLEAQKRGHELWGIHHRDLFCVDADVRAMGRRTEVFRPQAPGDPHHRFHQSAPLVLADLDAVWMRTDPPVDADYLYATHLLSLVEARDVFVMNRPAAIRDANEKLYALNFPDCIPRTLVTRDVGRLKDFLAEIGGEMILKPPHGWGGLGIFHVHAGDRNLNAILETVTENGRTLTMAQQYIKAVRDLGDERVIMLDGEPLGAIARVPREDEHRSNLHVGGTARKVVLGERERRICAEVGPKLRAAGLYFVGLDIIGDYLTEVNVTSPTGIQEIDRLDGVCLETKVIELVERKVAELKARRR from the coding sequence ATGAGCGCGAAGCTCCGCATCGGGGTCGTGATGGATCCGCTCCCGACCGTGCATCCGGACAAGGACACCACGTTCGCCCTCATGCTCGAGGCGCAGAAGCGCGGCCACGAGCTCTGGGGCATCCACCACCGCGATCTCTTTTGCGTCGACGCCGACGTACGCGCCATGGGCCGCCGCACGGAGGTGTTCCGTCCGCAAGCTCCGGGCGATCCGCACCACCGCTTCCATCAGTCGGCGCCGCTCGTCCTCGCCGACCTCGACGCCGTCTGGATGCGGACCGACCCGCCCGTCGACGCCGACTACCTTTACGCGACGCACCTCCTCTCGCTCGTCGAGGCGCGCGACGTCTTCGTCATGAACCGCCCCGCCGCCATCCGAGACGCCAACGAGAAGCTCTACGCCTTGAACTTCCCCGACTGCATCCCGCGGACGCTCGTCACCCGCGACGTCGGACGCCTGAAGGACTTCCTCGCCGAGATCGGCGGCGAGATGATCTTGAAGCCCCCGCACGGCTGGGGCGGCCTCGGAATCTTCCACGTCCACGCCGGCGACCGGAACCTGAACGCCATCCTCGAAACCGTCACCGAGAACGGCCGCACCCTCACGATGGCGCAGCAGTACATCAAAGCCGTCCGCGATCTCGGCGACGAGCGCGTCATCATGCTCGACGGCGAACCGCTCGGCGCCATCGCGCGCGTCCCGCGCGAGGACGAGCACCGCTCGAACCTCCACGTCGGCGGCACCGCCCGCAAGGTCGTCCTCGGCGAGCGCGAGCGCCGCATCTGCGCCGAGGTCGGCCCGAAGCTCCGCGCCGCCGGCCTCTACTTCGTCGGCCTCGACATCATCGGCGACTACTTGACCGAGGTGAACGTCACGAGCCCGACCGGCATCCAGGAGATCGACCGCCTCGACGGCGTCTGCCTCGAGACCAAGGTGATCGAGCTCGTCGAGCGGAAGGTCGCGGAGCTGAAGGCGCGACGGCGCTGA